The Pontibacter pudoricolor genome contains a region encoding:
- a CDS encoding LURP-one-related/scramblase family protein has protein sequence MQNIQFPLTLTFKISTFSNDFTVQDANGRTINYVKQKLFKFIEEVNVFSDEAKPEQLYTISANKWLDFSAAYSFTNQTGEQVGSVARKGWASLWKARYEIYDEQRNQDLLIQEDNGWVKVADSLLSEIPLLGMFTGYVFNPSYTVTKPGGDEVAMLTKERSFFGRRFTVHKTGELDSKETERVILSLMMMILLERRRG, from the coding sequence ATGCAAAACATCCAGTTTCCGCTTACCCTTACTTTTAAGATCTCCACTTTCTCGAACGACTTTACGGTGCAGGATGCAAATGGCCGCACTATTAATTATGTGAAGCAGAAGCTGTTCAAGTTTATAGAAGAAGTGAACGTATTCAGCGACGAAGCCAAACCAGAGCAACTATACACCATCAGTGCAAACAAGTGGCTGGACTTTTCGGCGGCTTATAGTTTTACAAACCAAACGGGCGAACAGGTGGGCAGCGTGGCCCGAAAAGGCTGGGCATCGCTATGGAAAGCGCGTTACGAAATTTACGATGAGCAAAGAAACCAGGACCTGCTGATTCAGGAGGATAACGGCTGGGTGAAAGTGGCGGATAGCCTTTTAAGTGAAATTCCTTTGCTGGGCATGTTTACAGGGTATGTGTTCAACCCATCTTACACGGTTACAAAGCCCGGCGGCGACGAAGTTGCGATGCTCACAAAGGAGCGTTCCTTCTTTGGCCGTAGGTTTACTGTGCATAAAACCGGCGAGCTGGATAGTAAAGAAACAGAACGTGTGATCCTGAGCCTGATGATGATGATCCTGCTTGAACGAAGAAGAGGCTAA